The following are encoded together in the Hemicordylus capensis ecotype Gifberg chromosome 4, rHemCap1.1.pri, whole genome shotgun sequence genome:
- the LOC128322187 gene encoding translation initiation factor IF-2-like, whose protein sequence is MVHTDWQQQFRVSDGSFASPTRSCCLAGTEAGRSVYMQSKKSRVGSSSSIPFLRSGAREMPPSLGRSPAAGDGGSSSASEPGGGGHPSRLVAACPSQAHVHPTGAGGLLPELGLRSPLRRHCPKPPPAGRGPNAEPSSAGPRRAGVGRGALCQRRDLCVGNSTTPLSGQKPRGPGRRGGDRGPLPKCPSGRKPARELGEKRRPAGTSRVPPQPSPTRRGFARLPSRRRNPLREGLNSSLPPSRRRPPLDLPGAQLPPPRETPGSSEATLPWLKTQRSDRAGEGQVAHPPAASQTGAALRLRRCDASKRPPARPAGSGKGRAVSPPRPARRRFPPRGTTGGGAGGPEERQDTPFQNKPTAPPGLFSWKRETGQPAQAQKHPRRGAGIHPDPGLRPP, encoded by the exons atggtccacactgactggcagcagcagttccGGGTTTCCGACGGGAGCTTTGCCAGCCCGACCCGGAGCTGCTGCCTGGCTGGGACTGAAGCCGGGAGGAGcgtctacatgcaaagcaagaagAGCCGCGTTGGatccagcagcagcatccccttccttcgcAGCGGGGCCCGCGAAATGCCTCCGAGTCTGGGAAGATCTCCAGCAGCCGGAGATGGAGGCTCCTCCTCGGCTTCGGAACCTGGAGGCGGCGGACACCCATCGAGGCTAGTCGCCGCTTGTCCTTCCCAAGCCCACGTCCATcccacgggggcgggggggctcctgCCAGAGCTCGGGCTGCGCTCGCCTCTCCGCCGCCACTGCCCGAAGCCGCCCCCAGCGGGGAGGGGCCCGAATGCAGAGCCCTCCTCCGCAGGGCCAAGGCGGGCTGGTGTGGGCCGCGGAGCTCTCTGCCAGAGGCGGGACTTGTGCGTGGGCAATTCCACCACGCCACTCAGCGGGCAGAAGCCGCGCGGgccggggcggagggggggagacagaggccccctccccaaatgccCCTCGGGAAGGAAGCCGGCCCGTGAGTTGGGGGAGAAGCGACGGCCCGCCGGGACCTCCCGGGTgccaccccagcccagccccacccGGCGCGGATTTGCCAGGCTGCCCTCGCGCCGCCGAAACCCTCTGCGGGAGGGTCTGAAtagctctctccccccctcccgccgccgccccccgctgGACTTGCCAGGCGCGCAGCTTCCCCCGCCCCGGGAGACCCCTGGCAGCTCCGAGGCGACCCTTCCCTGGCTGAAGACGCAGCGGAGCGACCGCGCCGGAGAGGGGCAGGTAGCCCACCCTCCTGCCGCGTCCCAGACTGGCGCGGCGCTGAGGCTGCGGCGCTGTGATGCTTCGAAGCGCCCGCCCGCGCGCCCGGCAGGCAGCGGCAAAGGCAGAGCGGTCTCCCCGCCACGTCCCGCGCGGCGCCGCTTTCCCCCGAGGGGAACCACCGGTGGCGGGGCGGGAGGACCG GAGGAAAGGCAGGACACACCTTTTCAGAACAAGCCAACAGCACCGCCAGGCCTGTTCAGCTGGAAGAGAGAGACTGGCCAGCCAGCCCAGGCACAGAAGCATCCGCGCAGAGGAGCAGGGATCCATCCAGACCCAGGCCTGAGGCCTCCCTAG
- the PLTP gene encoding phospholipid transfer protein isoform X1, whose amino-acid sequence MCLLSPPLPLLLLLSWLGPAAATAVPGCKIRITAKGLELVKQEGLRFVEQELENLTLGDLHGKEGQFHYNISNVRVTQLQLALSDLHFQPRRHLVFSINNASISLRFRRQLLYWFFYDVGSINTTAEGVHIHTVLALAKDAAGRLKISNISCNASIARMHAGFSGTLRKVYQFLATFITTGMRYLLNQQICPVLDHAGLVLLNNVLDTVPVRSPVDEHIGIDYALLNDPLVTADTLDMNFKGMFFPLRGGGNETLLPGGPAVEPFANETARMVYLAVSENFFDSALFAYHQAGMLSLELAGAKVPKDLEVLLRATLFGNIIMTRPAVADAPLLLKFQVTAPPRCTIKPSGTSVAVSATLDIFLAPLEEPPVQLSSMTVESRLSAKVALQKKALQMQLDLRRFRIYSNQSVLESLALIPLQTPLKTLLQLTIMPLINERTKKGVQIPLPEGMDFLKEVVTNHMGYLTIGADLHFSKGLREVIEKYRTGPAPWPTSVAA is encoded by the exons ATGTGTCTGCTCAGCCCCCcactccctctcctcctgctgctctcctGGCTGGGCCCAGCGGCTGCCACAGCTGTGCCAGGCTGCAAGATCAGGATCACCGCCAAGGGCTTGGAGCTGG TGAAGCAGGAGGGGCTGCGCTTCGTGGAGCAGGAGCTGGAGAACCTCACCCTGGGCGACCTGCACGGCAAAGAGGGCCAGTTCCACTACAACATCAGCAA CGTGAGGGTGACCCAGCTCCAGCTGGCCCTCTCGGACCTCCACTTCCAGCCCCGGCGGCATCTGGTCTTCAGCATCAACAACGCCTCCATCAGCCTGCGCTTCCGCCGCCAGCTCCTCTACTGGTTCTT CTATGACGTGGGCTCCATCAACACTACCGCGGAGGGCGTCCACATCCACACGGTGCTGGCGCTGGCGAAGGACGCCGCGGGGCGCCTCAAGATCTCCAACATCAGCTGCAACGCCTCCATCGCTCGCATGCACGCAGGATTCAGCGGCACGCTCAG AAAGGTGTATCAGTTCCTGGCCACCTTTATCACCACAGGGATGCGCTACCTGCTCAACCAGCAG ATCTGCCCTGTGCTGGACCACGCGGGGCTGGTGCTACTGAACAATGTCCTGGACACCGTGCCGG TGCGCAGCCCGGTGGACGAGCACATCGGGATCGACTACGCCCTGCTGAATGACCCGCTGGTCACTGCGGACACCCTGGACATGAACTTCAAG GGCATGTTCTTCCCCTTGCGCGGCGGCGGGAACGAGACGCTGCTGCCCGGCGGCCCGGCTGTGGAGCCCTTCGCCAACGAGACGGCGCGCATGGTCTACCTGGCCGTCTCGGAGAACTTCTTCGACTCGGCCCTCTTCGCCTACCACCAGGCCGGCATGCTGAGCTTGGAGCTGGCTGGGGCGAAG GTGCCCAAGGACTTGGAAGTGTTACTGAGAGCCACCTTATTTGGGAACATCATCATGACG AGGCCGGCTGTGGCGGATGCGCCTCTGCTGCTGAAGTTCCAGGTGACCGCCCCGCCCCGCTGCACCATCAAGCCCTCGGGCACCTCGGTGGCCGTCAGTGCCACCCTCGACATCTTCTTGGCCCCGCTGGAGGAGCCCCCCGTTCAGCTGTCCAGCATGACCGTG GAAAGTCGCCTGAGTGCAAAGGTAGCCCTGCAGAAGAAGGCTCTGCAGATGCAGCTGGACCTGAGAAG GTTCCGGATCTACTCCAACCAGTCCGTGCTGGAATCTCTGGCG CTAATTCCACTGCAGACCCCTCTGAAGACGCTGCTCCAGCTGACCATCATGCCGCTCATCAATG AGAGGACCAAGAAAGGTGTCCAGATTCCCCTCCCAGAAGGCATGGACTTCCTGAAGGAAGTAGTCACCAACCACATG gGCTACCTGACCATAGGCGCCGATCTCCACTTCTCCAAAGGCCTGAGAGAGGTGATCGAGAAATACCGCACAGGCCCTGCCCCTTGGCCAACCTCTGTGGCTGCTTGA
- the PLTP gene encoding phospholipid transfer protein isoform X2, producing the protein MCLLSPPLPLLLLLSWLGPAAATAVPGCKIRITAKGLELVKQEGLRFVEQELENLTLGDLHGKEGQFHYNISNVRVTQLQLALSDLHFQPRRHLVFSINNASISLRFRRQLLYWFFYDVGSINTTAEGVHIHTVLALAKDAAGRLKISNISCNASIARMHAGFSGTLRKVYQFLATFITTGMRYLLNQQICPVLDHAGLVLLNNVLDTVPVRSPVDEHIGIDYALLNDPLVTADTLDMNFKGMFFPLRGGGNETLLPGGPAVEPFANETARMVYLAVSENFFDSALFAYHQAGMLSLELAGAKVPKDLEVLLRATLFGNIIMTESRLSAKVALQKKALQMQLDLRRFRIYSNQSVLESLALIPLQTPLKTLLQLTIMPLINERTKKGVQIPLPEGMDFLKEVVTNHMGYLTIGADLHFSKGLREVIEKYRTGPAPWPTSVAA; encoded by the exons ATGTGTCTGCTCAGCCCCCcactccctctcctcctgctgctctcctGGCTGGGCCCAGCGGCTGCCACAGCTGTGCCAGGCTGCAAGATCAGGATCACCGCCAAGGGCTTGGAGCTGG TGAAGCAGGAGGGGCTGCGCTTCGTGGAGCAGGAGCTGGAGAACCTCACCCTGGGCGACCTGCACGGCAAAGAGGGCCAGTTCCACTACAACATCAGCAA CGTGAGGGTGACCCAGCTCCAGCTGGCCCTCTCGGACCTCCACTTCCAGCCCCGGCGGCATCTGGTCTTCAGCATCAACAACGCCTCCATCAGCCTGCGCTTCCGCCGCCAGCTCCTCTACTGGTTCTT CTATGACGTGGGCTCCATCAACACTACCGCGGAGGGCGTCCACATCCACACGGTGCTGGCGCTGGCGAAGGACGCCGCGGGGCGCCTCAAGATCTCCAACATCAGCTGCAACGCCTCCATCGCTCGCATGCACGCAGGATTCAGCGGCACGCTCAG AAAGGTGTATCAGTTCCTGGCCACCTTTATCACCACAGGGATGCGCTACCTGCTCAACCAGCAG ATCTGCCCTGTGCTGGACCACGCGGGGCTGGTGCTACTGAACAATGTCCTGGACACCGTGCCGG TGCGCAGCCCGGTGGACGAGCACATCGGGATCGACTACGCCCTGCTGAATGACCCGCTGGTCACTGCGGACACCCTGGACATGAACTTCAAG GGCATGTTCTTCCCCTTGCGCGGCGGCGGGAACGAGACGCTGCTGCCCGGCGGCCCGGCTGTGGAGCCCTTCGCCAACGAGACGGCGCGCATGGTCTACCTGGCCGTCTCGGAGAACTTCTTCGACTCGGCCCTCTTCGCCTACCACCAGGCCGGCATGCTGAGCTTGGAGCTGGCTGGGGCGAAG GTGCCCAAGGACTTGGAAGTGTTACTGAGAGCCACCTTATTTGGGAACATCATCATGACG GAAAGTCGCCTGAGTGCAAAGGTAGCCCTGCAGAAGAAGGCTCTGCAGATGCAGCTGGACCTGAGAAG GTTCCGGATCTACTCCAACCAGTCCGTGCTGGAATCTCTGGCG CTAATTCCACTGCAGACCCCTCTGAAGACGCTGCTCCAGCTGACCATCATGCCGCTCATCAATG AGAGGACCAAGAAAGGTGTCCAGATTCCCCTCCCAGAAGGCATGGACTTCCTGAAGGAAGTAGTCACCAACCACATG gGCTACCTGACCATAGGCGCCGATCTCCACTTCTCCAAAGGCCTGAGAGAGGTGATCGAGAAATACCGCACAGGCCCTGCCCCTTGGCCAACCTCTGTGGCTGCTTGA